Within Scomber japonicus isolate fScoJap1 chromosome 1, fScoJap1.pri, whole genome shotgun sequence, the genomic segment tttatgtatgtaaatattgtCAGTTGAAGGCTAGTATGGATCAGAGATGAGAGGATTCTGtcaatgtttgtttaatttgaagGAACGAAACACAACATTTTCAAAACCACAGCTCTCCCTACCTGAGTAGACTTATACTCAACTACATAAATGTACAACCTCATATCCGATAAGCTCTAAATTCACTCTTGATTTTAATGGTGATTCACTGAGCTGCTGACCCTGCTGTtgtgaaaaaatgcaaaaggtgGTAGAAATATATACATGATATAAAATATgaccactgttttttttttccaggaggCAATGCTGTGAAGGATTCAGGTTTGTGATGGGCCAGTGCATACCTGAAGGTAGGTAAACCAAACACACTATCCTAAGTCTGTCTCATGAAGTCTCACATCTGATTCTCATGCTCTAAATCTGATCTAGTTTCCCTATTACAGCAGTTTATAGATTAGAACAAGCTGCGCAAAACACTGTCTGGAGACCACATTTTGTCCATGTGGACCTCCAAAGAATTCCAGATCATACTGATATTATAGTCGACTTTTGTCAATTTGGAGTAATTATGTTGAATGAGTTGTTTCAGCTAACTTGCACACTGCTGGCATAAACAACATAACAGCTAAAGGAAACGAGCCATATTTCTGACACAGTtatccataaaaataaaaataaacataggAATTGTACTTACATAGTATCCTCATGAGGAGCACTGCTAAACCATAGTTACATACAGATTCAACATATTTAGTGTGAATTCTTGCACTACCTCACATCTCTATATGATTACAGTGAGTCACATTAGCCACCAGAGGACACTGTTCCTCCATGAACATGTTTGAGGATAGGGGTTCCCAAAAGCAGAGTCTCAGGTGGATGTGTTGCATTTTAGATATTAAAGTCAGCTGATTTGGACCACACCATAGTTTACTACACAGTGTGAGGTTCCACTGTGTCTTCAGACGATGTATTTCTAGTTGCATATTTCACTACAAAGTCAAATAGTTTAGTATTTGCAACAGCAGGATGTGATCAAGCAGTAAGTCTGTCACACCTTATTTCTAACAAGGTATACTATAAACCCTGCTGAACCACAGATGAGCACTGGTGTGAAGCTGTTTCAAATCATCTGTATTTGTCTTATTTCACCTTTAATTTAAAAGCATTAAGTGCTGTGGGACTTTTCACAGCCTCAGGCAGGAGCTTTAATTtggacataaaagaaaaaaacaaccctaGGATCAGATAAAAGGTCTGTGTTTGATGATCCAGTAGTGgtaatgttgttttaatgtacTCAGTCCTCACacactctgcctctctctctctctctgtaggtGTGGATGTTTGTGCTGCGTCGCCCTGCGAGCAGCAGTGTACTGATAACTTTGGACGAGTTGTCTGTACATGTTACCCTGGCTACCGGTTTGACCGAGAAAGACACCGAAACCACAAATCTCCTTACTGTCTGGGTCAGCAcactctcttcctgtctccctgATACTTTTGACAGCTATAACTATTACCGTAATTAAATATTTCTCACCCgtttcatgtttgtgtgctatTGTTAAAATCACAGCACACTGCTTCATCtctcacaaacaaacagatgatttttctttgactttgttaaacaacaataacatgttGGGAAAGATTTGCTGGATTTGTCTTCACTGGAAGAACAGCACCCTCCTCCTGTTTTGTGCAGCAATACAGCATTTCCTTATGCCATAAATCAATGTAGTCCAATTTTTATGAAATCTGCACCCCTGAGACACATAATAGCAAACAATTAGACACAATTATACTAATGCAAAGCAAGGTTATGATACATAGTTCTTGATTACACACTTATGACACTTGTTCCCTTCCAACTTAAaatttttactttcttactgataatatatttaaaatgtctctcattcttctcacacacatacagatattgATGAGTGTGAACATCcagacagcagcatgtgtgACCATGAGTGTGTGAACACAGTGGGCAGCTTCTTGTGTCGCTGTCACAGTGGCTACATACTAGCATCGGACCAACGCTCCTGCATCCCTGTTCACAACTGTAAGCTTATAATTTGTCACTGGGTCTGTTAAGTTTGACAGATTTAGGGTAAAACACTCTAAGAGACAGAATCACTGTCCAATCCAATAGAGCATTTGGTCTGTTCATTGCTCGGTGAAGGTGCATGAAATAAGTTATGAGATTATTGGACTTTCACTGTTTGAAAGTTTTGTAATTCATTCACAAGGATACTGGCATAAcgtgtgtttttctgtcagcATGAATGGTCCCACATGTCAGACAACGACTAATATTAtgtacacatgcatgtgtgAGATAGACAGATACTTAGCACGTGCCCAACATAACATATGAGAAATTGCATCTGACTGTCTGTTAGAAGCATTTTACATGTGCTGTAAATGTACGATCTGTCTTGCAGTGAGTTCAACGGGAAAGTCAGACACCTTGATGAGTGCTGCTACCTGCTCGTTCACCTGTCAGGATTTTATGAACATGAAAAATAGTCTGCTGCAGCTAAAATTGCGGCTGggaaacacacagtcagagaaCCAGGTAACTTGTCTAATTTACACTGAAACAAATAGTACATATAATTTTTTACCAAGATGTCAGATAGCAAGGCTGCCACctattaaaatacatatacctgtttttcttatttgtatttatattttacatacgACATACTTCACATTAATTGATTACTAAATTTACTACAGCCaagaactgtcaaaattacaaaaaatactaaaaattcTGATTTGGTTTAACATAACAGAAAATTTAGACTGAAATGATGATATAAATAACGACACACCCTACCTcgctcttctcttttcctctacTTAGTTTTCCTTCACAGGGCCATGCTAATCCTCTCTGTACCTATTCCAACTtagttttctcttctctcctctttgtgATTGTAGGTACCTGACCTGGACAACAGCAGTGATAAACCATCTCTgggaaggggaggaaaaagTCCTGACAGCGCTTGTCTTCCTGGTCTACCTGGTCCTCCAGGAGCTCCTGGGGTCCCAGGTAATAACGCCATTACTGCACTGTTAGTGACAGAAATCAAATCCACCACAGCTCTCCAGACATGTGCACAGGAAGAGTTATCGATCTATGATCTCAGCATCTGCAACAGTAAATATGTTGCTTATATTTGtaagaacaacaaaaaagaagaggaggaagaaggagataTTTgccaaacaaaaaccaaaaacataatATTTCAAAGCACTGCAAGAAGATAATGTACTGtgaaaattaaagttaaagcaAGCATGAATACAAGCAATCATACAGACAagccaaaaataataatctggCTCCGCTGGTTATTTCTACAGTAGTGACCGTGAAGTTTAATTTTAAACATAAATCTCAAAAACCAAAGTTTCAAGGTGACTAAGTAGCTAATGAAGCTTAGTAGGGAGGttaatatgtctgtgttttctgtatgtATTACTATGATTCTAATGACGGTGGTCTAATATGGTTCTATTTCTAAGAGTTTTGAAATTCTTTATCGCTTTACCCATCTGTCTTCACAGGACACCCAGGAGAGCCAGGAAAGAGAGGGGACTCAGGGGCCTGGGGCCCGCCTGGCCCTCGGGGTCCTCGAGGAGACATGGGCCCCATGGGTCCAGAGCCAGACCTGAAGCACATCAAAAGAGGCCGCAGGGGGCCAGTGGTAAGATAAACAAAGTGTTCCATAATGAAGGGGTTAGCACATTTGTTTTGCACACAGAAGTTTTTGAGTTTAGTTCTCACTGGAGCCTCACCATTAACACATCAAAGATAAAGAAACAAACCTGGAGGTCAGCACTTAAACCGCTTAAAACCAACATGTTTGcaacaaataatataattacAAAATTAAATTATCTCTTGTTAAGTGGGAAAAATATACTTAAGTCATAGGGCTGACTATATCTTGATTTCTTAGGTGTGTTAAAGTAAATTTGACTGGTTTTGTTTCTCATTTGGATTGCTTGTTTCATACACGCAACTATTTCAGTTCAGCAATGATGTACTTATCTTCACAGGGAAGGAGCTGAAGTTGGAGGCAAGGTAGtcaatgttatttaaaaaaactgtagGGTGGAATTACCAAATCTAATCAGTTTAAGCTTTAAGAAATTCTTATTAGTTTTGGCTTTAAGGAAACTTGTTATTgcaggaaaagcacagctgTAGTTAATAtcattaacaatggctctgcCACTGGGCCCTGTAACTGAAACACGTTATTATTCTAACAACCTGTGTCCAGTTGTCTGCACCATAAATACCTTTCTCAACCCTCCCAACACAGGTTGTTCAGCTGATTATGGTTTTACAGTTGCTGTGTTAATAAAAAGCTTGCTAAACCCTCTCAAACCTGTGTCTTATCATATATGCAGGGACCACCTGGGGCACCAGGAAGAGACGGACTGAAGGTCAATATCACATATCTGTATTTTGTCATACTGCATGTGTTTTGgattattttctgtctgtgtgtgatgtgtgtgcatgtgtggagcTGCACTGTTGACACCTAGTTGTCTACACTGCATTTAGACATGTGTCAATGTGAATTAAGTCCACTGAAGCTGTCACACTGTCTGATCTGACTAGGTCATACTTGGCAAAAATGAAATGGCCATCAAGCTATAGCTGAACCTATCAAATAGAAAAATGTTCCTCACctatttgaatgaatgaatctggCACTGAGGTGTATGTATGTAAAGCTCTGAAAGTTGTGTATGTTGAAACTGAGTCATTTGGGCTTTCTCATCCACAGGGTGACAGAGGAACTCCAGGTCCCAGAGGTCCACCTGTAAGCTTATTTACACAtgtattcacattttaaaacaacaaatctctGAGTAAACAAATGTGTCATCACATTTCTACAATGTGTTCAGTTCCTTACCTTATCTTAACTTAAATCTAGGATTAACATTATTCCTCAAAGGATTtagctggtgattttctatatttttgtttttgtcaataaatctcattcacagagccaaaccaacaatgaatggAACCTACTTAAAAGTACTGTCTATGTATCCAAAGCTAATATATggtattcctctgtgccatagatgtgccattgttgtccaaaaaccaTTTCAAAAATTgtcaatgagtcacactgttgcatTTGGTGACATGTTACTTTACCATAAAGGTTATGGTCACATTCATTTGTTTAGACATGACtccaaagacaaagaaaataacAGCAATCATGTTCTTGTGTGTTTCATCACCACTACAAACTTTAGCATCACTCTCATAAATGTTTATTACCTGCTGTGAtgtccctctcttccttttgcTTGCTTTGGCTTCCTGGCCCAGGAGCCAGTGGGCGAGATTGGAGA encodes:
- the LOC128356244 gene encoding collagen and calcium-binding EGF domain-containing protein 1-like, producing MGQLYGATLLPFGALCVVFLWESSASSIRATLGVDTSRTECPDNKILTVEYSCVRAGGKNSTCFRRQCCEGFRFVMGQCIPEGVDVCAASPCEQQCTDNFGRVVCTCYPGYRFDRERHRNHKSPYCLDIDECEHPDSSMCDHECVNTVGSFLCRCHSGYILASDQRSCIPVHNLSSTGKSDTLMSAATCSFTCQDFMNMKNSLLQLKLRLGNTQSENQVPDLDNSSDKPSLGRGGKSPDSACLPGLPGPPGAPGVPGHPGEPGKRGDSGAWGPPGPRGPRGDMGPMGPEPDLKHIKRGRRGPVGPPGAPGRDGLKGDRGTPGPRGPPGPPGSFDFLLLMMADIRNDIIELQEKVFGERRGISLDSPPHSSGDVDFVEWGSGQGDLMLNT